A region of the Phaseolus vulgaris cultivar G19833 chromosome 11, P. vulgaris v2.0, whole genome shotgun sequence genome:
ttaacttcactattttcgttcaaaatcatttcaaaactaatatcaaaacgattcgtactgacaatggtgttgagtttgctatgtcaaatttttatgcttcaaagggaattatacatcaaaaatcttgtgttgaaacaccacaacaaaatggcattgtagaacgtaaacatcaatacatactaaatgtaacccggactttactttttcaagcaaatcttcctcctattttttgggaatttgctgtaaatcatgttgttttcttaataaatgctattcctactccattacttgataacatcactcctcatgaaaagttgtttggaaaaccatatgacatttcctttctaaaagtgtttggttgtctctgttatgGTAGTACCGttactgcacataggaaaaaattagatgataaatctatcaaaggtatttttcttagcttcccacaaaaaacaaaaggttatattatcttaaatttaaagtttcatagcatagagatatcaagacatgtaatctttcatgaaaaccactttccatataaattggacaatggcttgcctaaggacactaacactttatctctccctatttctaatgcatataattctgcttttgatttttttttctgatactacacctcctgtcgagccatgtgcctctactcctgcacccaatactgtTCCTCCACCAGCGtcattatcctatgatcttccaacaaatagtgtatctgctcctgcatccaacattgcacctccatcagaattatcaccgcctgcatctccatgaagcatctcaccccaatttccaagaagatcagctcgtcctcaccgacaacctgcctatcttgcagatttccacactgcaaccaacactgtaagtagtagatatcctattcataattacttgtcttacaattccttatcttccaattttagaaatgttatttcctctatcaattctcatcatgaacctcggacatataacgaagcctccaaacatgcttcttggcaatctgccatgcaagatgagcttcaagcttttgctgctaacaatacttggcaacttacccctctccctccaggaaagaaaactattgattgtaaatgggtatataaaatcaaataccattctgatggcactgttgagcgccacaaagctagagttgttgccaaaaggtttacccaacttgaaggacttgatttcttagacacttttgcacctgttgctaaactcactaccctccgccttctacttgctattgccactaccaaaaattggattttaaaacaacttgatgtcaataatgcatttcttcatggtgatctccatgaagagatatacatgacccccccacctggcctccctcttccttctccccagcatgtttgCAAACTTTaacggtctttgtatggccttcgtcaagctggtcgccaatggtacgccaaactttctacttttcttttatcaaataattactttatttctgttgctgatcactctctttttcttaaatataataatgataaactcactattattcttgtttatgttgatgacttgctcttaactggtgatgacacggaggaaatcaatacaattactgcatcccttcaccatcacttcaagataaaaaatttaggtaatctcacttactttttgggactggaaattgctcgcaacagtactggtcttcatttaagtcaacgcaagtatactcttgatctccttcaagaaactggcatgcttgactctgcacctgtggccactcctatgactcacacctcTCGTCTCTCTCTcgaccaaggctcacctctcgatgctgatgccacttctcaatacagaagactccttggacgtctaatttacttaaccaacacgcgaccagacatcgccttcgctgtccacaatttaagccaattcatatttgcacccacaactcatcatcaacaagctgtctcacgtcttttgcgttacctcaaggacacccctggtgaaggactatatttttctcacagtagttcacttcacctttgtggttttagtgactctgactgggcaacatgtcctaccacacgaaaatctgtcactggatattccatctacttaggagactccctaatatcatggaaatcaaataagcagtcaactatctcccgcagctcctttgaagccgagtatagagcccttgccaccaccacatgtgagttacaatggttgtcttacctccttcaggatttacatcttcctctctcccagcctgcaacTCTGTACTATGACAACAAATAtgcccttcaaatagcttccaatcaagtttttcatgaacgaaccaagcatatcgaaattgattgccacctagttcgtgaaaaacttaactctggtctcctcaaactactacccactacttctgcaatgcaagttgttgacatattcaccaagccccttgcttccgcacaattctctactctcaaatccaagctgggcctgacaaatatctactcccaAGCTTGAAgggggtgttaatatatttaattttctattttaaattattgggctttgtttgtttgacccaactttccttttctgttttagctaggtcttaatctttttcttatatatacaccatgtattttactctcttatatacaagtgaataaaagtttcttttatatttatttttctctacaattagggctCATCAAAACCtatctttcttcattacgattacgtgcgattacgtacgctacattaaaacatcacatcagacaaggaatatttatcttcatttactgtaataataccctttatatataggtataaataCTATATTCTATATAGTATCCACCCAGTCGTAAAGAGAGAGGTGGTCCTAGTTACCTTAGGATCCATCCAGTCAATCTCCGGGAGGAGATGACCTGCTCAAGGAAGTCCGACTAGTCGACAACACCGCCCAGGTCGTCCCCTCTAGCCACCTCCTCCACAGGGTGCAACACTTAGATCGCACCGACCGATAGAGGTTCAGTCGTGGAGGAGTCAGAAACAAAAGACGAAGATGAAGACGAAGAGGAAGAAGGACGCATGGGATAAGGAGAATGGGGGGCCGAAGAAGAAGAGGTAGGACGAGAcaaagaagacatgactaaccttgTGAAAATCAAAATATAGCGACTTAGGAGGACGAGGAGTGTTCGAGTCTCAGAGCAAATATCAGAGTAGTAGCGCAGTGTCTCGACACTGTtgggaccactatttatagccCTCGAAGGTCTCAGAAGATGAAGCGTCGCAACCATCTTAACTTTTAGATCTATTCGATCCAACGATCCTCGTCGTTTGGCACCCAAAAAACCCCTTATCAATGCGGGTCACGTCATGAGTCAAGCGCCACCTGATGTCACATCAACCATCGAGAACCCCAATCGTCAAACCAAACTCAAAAGCCCGATCGACACATCACTCTCAAAAGACTCTTCAGATTACTCATCCTCGAGCCTGGGGCAAGTGTACCAGTGAGGGTCGTACGTCTGATATCAAGTCTCGATCCCCACCACCGGGTCGAACGAGGTAAAGGCCCACGTCCATGGGGTCGGCGGACAACACAAGTCCAATTACGCGGTTAGTGAAGCTAATCTGCACGCGGTCCAACTCCTTAACCTGATCCAATAAGGAAAGCCCACTACAGTAATATAAATACCACATATTCCAAGAACCAGGTACGTCATCATATAcatgttgggtatgaagccaggaccaattgggttggactgactagacaccatgtttagtgagtgggcttaaccATTGTGTCCcctttataatttctatttaaagagatcattatacttgtaattggtgtgaaACAGGAcaaaaatgaaaacctaatagttgcccgtgtggatgtaggttgtaGTTGGCGACCAAACCACGTTAAAtcctgtgttgtttattttctgcagttgattcgtgattatgtgtgttgcttTCGCGTGCGTTTTTTCCCATCAATACAGTGCTCTGAGATTCGACTATCGAACGACTTTGCTGACTTGaacgtcggagtgccttctgtAGGTACCCTCCGAGTCTAGATTACGAGAAGACTGAGAGCCAAGGTTAGGAAGGAAGAACGAGAAGTTTGCAAGCAAGGGAGTTAAAGGATAGACGTCCGATCTATAGAAAAAGATAGAAGAATTATCTctatagttctctaggtctcaaTCCTCGTACGAGAATAGGTAGAACTTTGATTTAAATGCTAACGAGATAATTATGACTTTTATAAATGAAGGTGTTGTAactcttattttaataataatatttattataataatctaTCTCCAAAATTTAACTaatattccaaaaaaaaatcatataaatagtattttaaagtaatatttCACTTGATTATATCATTAGTAGTGAGGATTTCCTATTACTGTGATAAATGATTTCAATGTTAGTCTGTGAGTTGTTTTGTTATACATATTTTTCATAacagttttctctttttatcatATACAattgttacatgtttttttcatttgttataAGGATACATGTTAGTTGGAGGTGTTTTTTCTTATTGAGAGACATACTCTAGTGCTATTGGAGtatcttataaatatttaatttaatttatttattatttattgataaagaAAAAGTGTGTGAGCATTAGCTTTTTGCCTCACAACGTTGTTCATTATTTCTCATTTACCCACCTATCAATATGTCTGCCACCCCTTTCTTTAACTATAATTTTTGGACCAGATTTAATTTGCATTTTCAAAACATGTTAGTTTTTAAGATAAACATTGCATTTATGGTCAGTTTTTGTGTAGTAGGGTTAGcattttgtttttgttgcaGTGCTGACTCAGTTGTATGAacacaaaattttattaatatcacACTGCACAAAACCCGAACCAGGGATAGCCTTATTTTAGGTCAGGGTCCAAGTTAAAGTTagttaattttaaaagatttttaaaaaagtattttctctaaagatatttaaattattattttattttacgtcttttaaattaaaatatttatacataatattttataatatcatTCGCATTTGTAAATTAATACAATGTTCACAAGTAAAAAGCTGGAAATCTAGAGATTAGTTGAAAAAGTTCTATAAAAGCTATCTCTTGATAAGCTATGTTATCATCCAATTCTACTATTCCCTCTCCATTCATATTGAAGCTACTCCAATGGCTTTGGCAAGTCACAAACAAGCAAATGAAGAAAATGAGCTAATCCTTTCCCTTCCCAAGGAGATCGGTTTGAGTGCAGCTCCCTATCTCCATTTCTTTCAAGATTTCTGGTGCCCACCATATTGTATTGAAGGAgtgaacaactttcaaaaacattttcatgcAAAAGACAATGATGTTCTTGTTGCCAGCTTTCCAAAATCAGGAACTACCTGGTTGAAAGCCCTTACTTTTGCCATTGTAAATCAtcaaagttttccctctttcAACCATCATCCATTACTCTCTTCCAATCCTCATGAACTTGTGTCCATCCTTGAATTTATGTTGTCTCATGATTTGCATGACCAAATTCTTTCCCTCTCCAACATGAGTGAGCCAAGAGTTCTTGGTACTCACTTACCATTTTCTTCTTTAGCTGAATCCATCACAAAATCCAGTTGGAAGATCATTTATATATGTAGAAATCCATTTGATACTTTTGTTTCAGTATGGGAATTCATTACTAAAGCGAAGTCAGTGTCTTCACCTAAATTCACTTTCGAGGAAGCATTTGAAAAGTATTGCAATGGGATAATTGGGTTTGGTCCATGGTGGAGTCATATGTTAGGTTACTGGAAGGAGAGCATAACTAGACCAAACAAGGTTTTGTTCTTAAAGTATGAAGATCTTAAAGAGGATACAAAATTTCATGTGAAAAGAATTGCAGAGTTTTTGGACTCTCCTATCATTCAAGGAGGAGAGAGTAGCACACTGATTGAAAACATAGTCAATCTATGTAGATTTGAGAAGATGAAAGATTTGGAAGTGAACAAATCAGGATGCATATTCACTTTTTTTGAGAAGAAAACTCTCTTTCGTAAGGGTGAAATAGGAGATTGGATAAATTACTTTTCTCCTTCTATGATAGAAAAGTTATCCAAAATTGTTGAAGAAAAATTAGGTGGATCAGGCTTATCATTTAAAATACATTCCTAAATTCCAATGCAATATGCAACTAAATAAGAGCTAACATGTTGTATCTTGCAGATCaaatgatatttgatctttGCTTTTGCTAAATAAAGATGTGTTTTTACACTTTTGAAAAATGAACAACTATGTTTTAATAGCTTCTTGTCTCTTACAATTCTTTTAACCATGACTCTCGAATGCTTCATTAAGaataaatctaaataattggtagttaaaaccttaatagataattagataccaatttagaaactaattatcaataatagaaaccaatttagaaattaataacttttttattctttaaaatgatctctaatttattcactatagtaactaatcatttttaatctataaaattaatttctatttaataattttcttataataataaatataaaaatgaaaaactttaGGAGTATCTCAATCCTCGTACCTGTTATTAACCTCAACCAGAATTAAGTATAACCTTATAAAAAAACATGACAATTACAACATAGCTTTGATCAACACATAACTCCGTCCATCCTCACAGAACCTAGATGAGTTAAAAACCAtgtaattgcaataattatagATATTTTATATCAATTCATTAATAACTAATTTCATATAAGATAATAGTAACAAAATGTATATATcaacaattaatttaaattgatgtaaaatataatagtatatattgcttttattgttatttgaaCCAATAAAATAGATGTCGTCATTTAAGCTTCAAATTTGTACCCGTTTCTTTCATTTATAACTTTTCTTTCTTGTGCTGCTTCATTTTGTGGAGAAAGGGAACAAATAgaaggagaaaaaaaagtaaaaaatataggtgatttaattaaaaaaatatatatatataaagaaatgaaTGATTGAAAAACATATTAGAAATAACTAAGAGaagaataacaaaaatatatgtaCTTATGTTAATAACATAACCGTTtgtagtttaaaaaaatatatattaactttTGTAGCAGTTCACACATccaataaatgaaaaaattgataatttttataatttttttctcatgtTTTTTTCTTGACTTCCAACTTATATGAACTTGATGAGTCTCTTCTTTCAACAaagaatcattaaataaaaagagtATTTAGAATATCCCAATCCATATACAAAACTAACTAGATTTAGgataaaaattaacaaattagaTCATGAGAATCAACAAACAAGAACAAGAGAACAAGTTTCTAAATACTTAAATACACAAACATATATAGTTGTCTTCCTTCATATTAGTTATAtctattttcttctttattcattgttgaaaaaaaaatatatttttttctttgtgaaAGGTGAAACTTAGAGCTACACTCTTTTATtactctttcttctttcttgtgTGATTTCTAATACacatgcttttttttttctttctctgttttttcttgTCTCCATTTCTTCCCTTTCCATTAAAACCAAATGACATAGTTTAATTCTCTCTCACATTTTACCTAACATTGTTACAATTAGGACATCACCTTACCATAATAACAACTTTTTCATTCTCTAATACATTAAATTTTGAACGTTCGTATGATAGactaaattttgtattttattcaaCAACAATTTATACACTTTTACAACAAAATTTGGTGGAGCCTTCATGATAAACCACTTTTAggtgctgattaaaaaaaatataaaccacTTTTTATATTGGATTATTCGACAATCATACATGGCAAAATGTTGGAATCCATTTTTGCTTTTATCTATATTTGTCTTATTTGTGTGTAGCTTCATCCTTTTTAATTTGAGTACTCAATAATGGAGATTTCAATACATTTTCTTTCGATCGTATCTTACCATctacatatttttaattatttatgttccccattatgttgttttatttacattaaattgtatttttggtattttaaaaaaatcttatctcTTAGTTTTTAGATTTAAGAGAATTTACTCCCATTGTCAATTTTGTATATGtctatttttctatattttgattattaaattatttcttaaCCTTAAATGAATACTTTAGGTGTAAGGcttaattgaattaaaatatataaaattcaaaatggaACAAATTTTTCTTAAGATGTTGAgactaaatttataaaataaataaaatgataattttttttatgttttctatAGAATTTAACgggaaaatatttaaaaaatatggaataataataaattttaaagaaaaaaaattatgagagagtggaaaataagaatataagaaattaaaaaattattttctctttctctgatTCGTTACTTAAATCCTGTATTAATAaactcttctttcttttattgtgCTCATTAAATTACTATGCAATTTGtcatatcaaattatttttaaatcattaagtaaaaaaattatttaatttattcagcggattatcaattatttaatttattcagtggattatcaattatttaatttattcagcGGATTCCAGTTTACATTTGGATAACATATTTCAAGCTTTTAGAAGTTAATTATTTATGAGAGAAAATTAATTTGCTGATTCTACAACCTCAGCCTAGCTCTTGAATCTGATATGGAATTATTGCTAGGAGTGTTGAGTTGTTTTGTAACACAGAACAATTATATGTCTTTGGTTTAAAAttctatatataattatattttttttatcaataataaaaaataaataaatagaaatctCTTATAAATAGCAATTACTTAAGT
Encoded here:
- the LOC137823133 gene encoding cytosolic sulfotransferase 15-like, yielding MALASHKQANEENELILSLPKEIGLSAAPYLHFFQDFWCPPYCIEGVNNFQKHFHAKDNDVLVASFPKSGTTWLKALTFAIVNHQSFPSFNHHPLLSSNPHELVSILEFMLSHDLHDQILSLSNMSEPRVLGTHLPFSSLAESITKSSWKIIYICRNPFDTFVSVWEFITKAKSVSSPKFTFEEAFEKYCNGIIGFGPWWSHMLGYWKESITRPNKVLFLKYEDLKEDTKFHVKRIAEFLDSPIIQGGESSTLIENIVNLCRFEKMKDLEVNKSGCIFTFFEKKTLFRKGEIGDWINYFSPSMIEKLSKIVEEKLGGSGLSFKIHS